From a region of the Synechococcus sp. PCC 7502 genome:
- a CDS encoding response regulator has translation MTKVLLVEDNEMNRDMLSRRLERKGYEVLIAVDGAEGVSMGLESKPDIILMDMSLPIIDGWTATQQLKTNPSTAHIPIIALTAHAMAGDREKALAAGCNDYDTKPIDLPRLLSKMAHLLET, from the coding sequence ATGACTAAAGTTTTACTTGTTGAAGACAATGAGATGAATCGAGATATGCTCTCACGCCGCCTAGAGCGCAAAGGCTATGAGGTTTTGATTGCGGTTGATGGGGCTGAAGGTGTTTCTATGGGACTAGAAAGTAAACCTGATATTATTCTTATGGATATGAGCTTACCAATTATTGACGGTTGGACAGCTACGCAACAGTTAAAAACAAATCCTAGTACCGCCCATATTCCAATTATTGCACTTACAGCCCATGCTATGGCAGGCGATCGTGAAAAAGCACTAGCAGCAGGATGTAATGACTATGATACAAAGCCCATTGATTTACCTCGATTACTGAGTAAAATGGCTCATCTTTTAGAAACTTGA
- the glgX gene encoding glycogen debranching protein GlgX — MERIDIHPTHSYESFKLRLGKPQPFGATIVPGGVNFSIFSSHATSCTLVLFKKHAKAPLAEIPFPDEFRIGNVYCMVVFDLDYENLEYGYRMDGPNNFQQGHWFDPSKILLDPYAKIIGGRDVWGVTPDWEDIYHHRGRIAFDDFDWGNDRALEIPPEDQIIYEMHVRSFTRHESSGIKKNHRGTFAGIRDKIPYLKELGVNAVELMPVYEFDEFENSRPNPQTGETLYNYWGYSTVGFFSPKAGYAATGKFGMQVDELKNLVKELHKNGIEVILDVVFNHTAEGNERGPTISFRGIDNKTYYMMTPEGYYFNFSGCGNTINCNNPIVRNIVLDCLRYWAAEYHIDGFRFDLASILGRDPWGYPLANPPLLESLAFDPILAKCKLIAEAWDAGGLYQVGSFPAYGRWAEWNGKYRDGIRKFLKGDGTVGQIAQCLQGSPDLYAWAGRAPATSINFITAHDGFTLMDLVSYNHKHNEANGENNNDGSNDNDSWNCGWEGATDDVAINALRRRQIKNAIAMLMVSQGVPMLLMGDEVGRTQNGNNNTYCHDNELSWLDWHLQTKNSDILDFVKHCIAFRRSHPVLRNPNHFRNQDYVGSGYADITWHGTKAWNADWSEENRAIAFMLCGKHAKGGTVEDNYIYVAMNMHWQTQWFEIPSLPQSLQWHIFANTGAIFPSSYLPGTEPVLDHQSGLLVGDRSVVILVGK, encoded by the coding sequence ATGGAACGTATTGATATTCATCCAACTCATTCCTATGAGAGCTTTAAATTACGCTTAGGAAAGCCACAACCCTTTGGAGCAACTATAGTTCCTGGGGGTGTGAATTTTTCCATTTTCTCCAGTCATGCTACTTCCTGTACTTTAGTTTTATTTAAAAAACATGCTAAAGCCCCCTTAGCAGAGATACCTTTCCCCGATGAGTTTCGGATTGGGAATGTCTATTGCATGGTTGTATTTGATCTTGATTATGAAAATCTAGAGTACGGCTATCGCATGGATGGTCCTAATAATTTCCAGCAGGGGCATTGGTTTGATCCTAGTAAAATTTTACTAGACCCCTACGCCAAAATTATTGGTGGGCGAGATGTGTGGGGGGTAACACCTGATTGGGAGGATATTTATCACCATCGGGGCAGAATTGCCTTTGATGATTTTGATTGGGGCAATGACCGTGCCTTAGAGATTCCACCAGAGGATCAAATTATCTACGAGATGCACGTGCGGAGCTTTACGCGCCATGAATCTTCAGGAATTAAGAAAAATCATCGAGGTACCTTTGCGGGCATTCGCGATAAAATTCCCTACCTAAAAGAATTGGGTGTTAATGCCGTTGAGTTAATGCCTGTTTACGAGTTTGATGAATTTGAAAATTCCCGTCCCAATCCCCAAACAGGAGAAACTCTCTATAATTACTGGGGCTATAGTACCGTAGGATTTTTCTCCCCGAAGGCGGGTTATGCTGCTACGGGTAAATTTGGCATGCAGGTTGATGAGTTAAAAAACCTTGTCAAGGAACTGCATAAAAATGGGATTGAAGTAATTTTGGATGTGGTCTTTAACCACACGGCAGAGGGAAATGAGCGTGGTCCGACTATTTCTTTTCGAGGTATTGATAATAAGACCTACTATATGATGACTCCAGAGGGTTATTACTTTAACTTTAGTGGTTGTGGTAATACGATTAATTGTAATAATCCTATCGTGCGGAATATAGTTTTAGATTGTTTACGCTATTGGGCAGCTGAGTATCATATTGATGGATTTCGGTTTGATTTGGCTTCGATTCTGGGACGAGACCCTTGGGGTTATCCGTTGGCAAATCCTCCATTATTAGAGTCGTTGGCTTTTGATCCAATTTTAGCAAAGTGTAAACTGATTGCCGAAGCTTGGGATGCAGGTGGATTATATCAAGTGGGTTCTTTCCCTGCCTACGGTCGTTGGGCGGAGTGGAATGGTAAGTACCGAGATGGCATTCGTAAATTTCTTAAGGGAGATGGCACCGTAGGACAGATTGCTCAGTGTTTACAAGGTTCTCCAGACCTCTATGCCTGGGCGGGAAGGGCTCCTGCTACTTCAATTAATTTTATTACTGCCCATGATGGTTTTACCTTAATGGATTTGGTTTCCTATAACCACAAACATAATGAAGCCAATGGTGAAAATAACAATGATGGTAGTAATGATAACGATAGTTGGAACTGTGGTTGGGAAGGAGCAACCGATGATGTAGCGATTAATGCCCTGCGTCGTCGTCAGATCAAAAATGCGATCGCCATGCTTATGGTTAGTCAAGGTGTACCGATGTTGCTCATGGGTGATGAAGTTGGTCGCACTCAAAACGGAAATAACAATACCTACTGTCACGATAATGAACTAAGTTGGTTGGATTGGCATCTGCAAACTAAAAATTCTGACATATTAGATTTTGTTAAACACTGTATAGCTTTTCGGCGATCGCATCCCGTTCTGCGTAATCCTAACCATTTCCGTAATCAAGATTATGTGGGTAGTGGTTATGCTGATATTACTTGGCATGGTACTAAAGCCTGGAATGCGGACTGGTCAGAGGAGAATCGGGCGATCGCTTTTATGCTCTGTGGAAAACATGCTAAAGGGGGAACCGTCGAGGATAATTATATTTATGTGGCGATGAATATGCATTGGCAAACGCAGTGGTTTGAGATCCCAAGCTTACCTCAGTCTTTGCAGTGGCATATATTTGCTAATACGGGTGCAATTTTCCCTTCAAGCTATTTACCGGGGACTGAACCTGTGCTAGATCATCAATCGGGTTTATTAGTTGGCGATCGCTCTGTGGTGATTTTAGTCGGCAAGTAA
- a CDS encoding amino acid adenylation domain-containing protein: MENRSSCIHHLFEQQVSEQPQAIAVIDQNRSLTYQELNQRANQLASYLKSLGVKQEVLIGVCLERSAEMVIALLAILKAGGGYVPFDPCYPQERLNFTIHDAGIFCLLTQKSLQGLFPKISVPLICLDQEQEAITQFPTDNLPSIATSENLAYIIYTSGSTGKPKGVAIEHRSTVAFINWAQSFYPQSTLAGVLASTSICFDLSIFELFVTLSCGGKAILADNALQLPHLPFANAVTLINTVPSAIATLLKIKGIPTSVLTINLAGEALSAKLVHGLYQLEHIQQVFNLYGPSEDTTYSTVALISKDFTGIPPIGKAIAETEIYLLNSDYQPVPQGTEGEIYIAGAGLAREYLHRPELTEAKFIPNPFADQFGTRLYKTGDLGVLLPDGNYQFLGRIDHQVKLRGFRIELGEIEAVLEENSDINQAIVSVQSLSQESVSQEFVIEEQQLIAHIIPNEPSSKISLQHIKNFLKEKLPHYMIPYYFMVMEQFPLTPTGKIDRNALPLPNWQKTALDTYIPPNTSLESQLVKIWQHFLKTEKIGIADSFFDLGGDSLLVAQMLYRLLKVFGIEVSFAYFLEQPTIANLATAIASFNHNNNQNNHFLSSHSTLDYPDDAILPSDINPQSSFDLISLQDLPQAILLTGVTGILGVHLLHELLQQTSAQIYCLVRAKTVEVGLSRIETHLRQQCLYQEQWQDRIIPVLGDLAEPRLGLSSQEYEYLTKRIDQIYHCGAWVNIVYPYTLLRETNVKGTLEVLRLACLDRIKPVHFVSTVDVFPSTGIRKITEQDAIRQVHLCSGYAESKAIAEKLVMAAYNRSLPISIYRPSNIIGTVASGLISNGFIAKMLESCIQMGTAPNLEACVNLVPVNYVSQAIVTLSQVKGSTGKAFHLVNTQPISWIELVQWLNQRGYPLQLVSHQTWYRQLDQLISQNVGISLSPLILPLAHPNFVQRSLGAFHFTKNQTSSDLDELGISCPSVHDLLQNIFKPMNLPTNLRSPNPISIH; the protein is encoded by the coding sequence ATGGAAAATCGGAGTTCTTGTATTCATCACCTGTTTGAGCAGCAAGTCTCGGAACAACCTCAAGCGATCGCTGTTATTGATCAAAATCGAAGTCTCACCTACCAAGAACTTAATCAAAGAGCTAATCAACTAGCCAGCTACCTTAAATCTCTGGGGGTTAAACAGGAAGTGCTGATTGGAGTCTGCCTAGAACGGTCTGCCGAGATGGTGATTGCTTTGTTGGCAATTCTTAAAGCAGGTGGTGGTTACGTTCCCTTTGATCCCTGTTATCCCCAAGAGAGGCTTAATTTTACAATCCATGATGCTGGAATTTTTTGCTTACTTACTCAAAAGTCCTTACAAGGTCTCTTCCCTAAAATTTCCGTACCATTGATTTGTCTTGATCAAGAACAGGAAGCGATCACCCAGTTTCCCACTGATAACTTACCCTCAATCGCCACATCCGAAAATCTGGCATATATAATCTATACCTCTGGCTCCACGGGTAAACCGAAGGGCGTAGCGATCGAACATCGCAGTACGGTGGCATTTATTAACTGGGCACAAAGTTTCTATCCTCAATCAACATTGGCAGGGGTTTTAGCTTCCACTTCCATCTGTTTTGATCTATCCATTTTTGAATTGTTTGTAACTTTAAGTTGTGGTGGGAAGGCAATTCTGGCTGATAATGCTTTACAGTTACCCCATCTTCCCTTTGCTAATGCAGTTACTTTAATTAATACAGTCCCCTCGGCAATCGCTACTCTTTTAAAGATTAAAGGGATTCCCACTTCAGTTCTTACTATCAATTTAGCGGGAGAAGCTCTATCGGCAAAGCTTGTACATGGTCTTTATCAGTTAGAACATATTCAACAGGTTTTTAATCTCTATGGACCATCAGAAGATACGACCTATTCTACGGTTGCCCTTATTTCTAAGGATTTTACGGGCATTCCACCTATTGGCAAAGCGATCGCCGAAACTGAAATTTACTTGCTCAATTCCGATTATCAACCTGTACCCCAAGGTACTGAAGGCGAAATTTATATTGCGGGGGCTGGATTGGCAAGGGAGTATCTCCACCGTCCTGAACTTACCGAGGCAAAATTTATCCCTAATCCCTTCGCAGATCAATTTGGGACAAGATTATATAAAACGGGTGATTTAGGAGTGTTGTTGCCCGATGGCAATTATCAATTTTTAGGCAGAATCGATCATCAAGTTAAGTTACGAGGATTTCGGATCGAATTGGGGGAAATCGAAGCAGTATTAGAGGAAAATTCAGATATTAATCAAGCAATTGTCTCCGTACAGTCCCTTTCTCAAGAATCCGTGTCTCAAGAATTTGTGATAGAAGAGCAACAGCTAATTGCCCATATCATTCCCAATGAGCCTAGTTCTAAAATTTCTCTACAGCATATCAAAAACTTTCTCAAGGAAAAACTGCCCCATTACATGATCCCATATTACTTTATGGTGATGGAGCAATTTCCGTTAACCCCGACTGGGAAGATAGATCGCAATGCTTTACCTCTACCGAATTGGCAAAAGACAGCATTAGATACTTATATTCCCCCAAATACATCGTTAGAGAGTCAATTAGTCAAAATTTGGCAGCATTTCTTAAAAACCGAGAAAATTGGGATTGCAGATTCTTTCTTTGATTTAGGTGGTGACTCTCTATTAGTTGCCCAGATGTTGTATCGCCTTCTTAAAGTATTTGGGATCGAAGTATCCTTTGCCTATTTCCTAGAGCAGCCAACCATCGCTAACTTAGCAACTGCGATCGCTTCTTTTAATCACAACAATAATCAAAATAATCATTTCCTGTCATCCCACTCAACCCTAGATTATCCTGATGATGCCATCCTGCCCTCAGATATTAATCCCCAATCATCTTTTGATCTCATTTCACTTCAAGATTTACCACAAGCAATTCTCTTAACTGGGGTAACAGGCATATTAGGAGTGCATTTACTCCATGAGCTATTACAGCAAACCTCTGCTCAAATCTATTGCTTAGTTCGCGCGAAAACTGTAGAGGTAGGCTTATCCCGCATTGAAACTCATTTACGGCAGCAGTGTCTATATCAGGAACAGTGGCAAGATCGAATTATTCCCGTTTTAGGAGATTTAGCCGAACCAAGATTAGGGTTGTCGTCCCAAGAATATGAATACCTAACTAAGAGAATTGATCAAATTTATCACTGTGGAGCTTGGGTAAATATTGTCTATCCCTATACGCTGTTAAGGGAAACTAATGTCAAAGGCACCCTAGAAGTTCTCCGTCTTGCCTGCTTAGATCGAATCAAACCAGTTCATTTTGTTTCAACTGTAGATGTTTTTCCCTCCACTGGCATCAGAAAAATTACAGAACAGGATGCGATTAGACAAGTGCATTTATGTAGTGGCTATGCAGAAAGTAAGGCGATCGCCGAAAAATTAGTGATGGCAGCTTATAACCGAAGTCTCCCTATTTCCATTTACCGTCCCAGCAATATTATCGGTACCGTGGCATCGGGCTTGATTTCCAATGGCTTTATCGCCAAAATGTTAGAGAGTTGCATCCAAATGGGAACTGCTCCCAACCTAGAGGCTTGTGTTAATCTTGTACCAGTTAATTATGTAAGTCAGGCAATTGTCACACTCTCTCAGGTAAAAGGAAGCACAGGAAAAGCCTTTCATTTAGTAAATACTCAACCAATTTCGTGGATTGAATTAGTCCAGTGGCTCAATCAACGGGGCTATCCTCTGCAACTGGTATCTCATCAAACTTGGTACCGACAACTCGACCAATTAATTAGCCAAAATGTGGGAATTTCCCTGAGTCCCCTAATCTTACCCTTAGCCCATCCTAATTTTGTGCAACGTTCTCTCGGGGCATTTCATTTTACGAAAAACCAAACATCCTCTGACCTAGATGAACTAGGAATTAGCTGTCCTTCAGTCCATGATTTACTCCAAAATATATTTAAGCCCATGAATTTACCAACTAATTTGCGATCGCCCAACCCAATTTCTATTCATTGA
- a CDS encoding DUF3120 domain-containing protein, giving the protein MKFYDNWDTSSIQINGIGLNWWTWSDHFTLWLASAFLVSIPVFFQAPLVRQAPWLSLILTVGWLAIAEILLVSGNVSGDRKSQQFGSLIWGFSLSWVCGTAYWGWLRFEPLWHLPIEAIALPWAVWALTKSTHQIGGWFYLASLLGTAVTDLYFYLNNLIPHWRAIMELDGNLAAIQPIFQDAVAQLQTIGGIGSGVVLAIAITVIAIKAMASSELHSWSFAGALLSTIFVDALFAIVACFC; this is encoded by the coding sequence TTGAAGTTTTACGATAATTGGGACACTAGCTCAATTCAGATCAATGGGATCGGCTTAAATTGGTGGACTTGGTCTGACCACTTCACCCTGTGGCTAGCTTCAGCTTTTTTAGTATCCATTCCAGTTTTTTTTCAAGCTCCACTGGTAAGGCAGGCTCCGTGGTTAAGCCTAATTTTAACCGTAGGGTGGTTGGCAATAGCGGAAATACTCCTAGTCAGTGGCAATGTTAGTGGCGATCGCAAATCTCAGCAATTTGGTAGTTTAATCTGGGGCTTTAGCCTAAGTTGGGTATGTGGTACCGCCTATTGGGGTTGGTTACGGTTTGAACCCTTGTGGCATTTACCCATTGAAGCGATCGCCCTACCCTGGGCGGTATGGGCATTAACCAAAAGTACTCATCAAATTGGTGGTTGGTTTTATTTAGCTTCTCTGCTAGGAACAGCCGTAACAGACCTTTACTTTTATCTCAATAATTTAATTCCCCATTGGCGGGCAATCATGGAACTGGATGGTAATCTTGCGGCAATCCAACCTATCTTTCAAGATGCTGTAGCCCAATTGCAAACCATAGGAGGTATTGGTTCAGGAGTTGTACTGGCGATCGCAATTACGGTCATAGCGATTAAAGCAATGGCATCATCGGAATTACACAGTTGGAGTTTTGCGGGAGCTTTGTTAAGCACTATTTTTGTTGATGCTCTGTTTGCAATTGTTGCTTGTTTTTGCTGA
- a CDS encoding adenylate/guanylate cyclase domain-containing protein translates to MQKIQNLASSPYLLITTPFGTAKVSLDQQSSWKIGRGKDNDIALPDKSTSRYHALLQLLGDNFTLIDLGSRNGSFVNSQRVIVPTALKPGDRISIGNTYIDFFYPQHQPNQFEDSTTSTAKTEMLHQRQLITVLVIDIRNFTRLSQQLDENILSQMIGSWFNQAGQIVSSYGSAVNKYIGDAVMSIWIHNPELNNNCINQSLSQSSSQQMLQIFSALRELFIMSNSLNRKFQLPFTLRVGAGINTGYAMVGQMGTSGTDYTALGDTVNAAFRLESVTKEINVDIALGQKTYESMPNAHLLLPFKQHLVNLKGYDKRISTYAGNLIDLEHYLKNMNL, encoded by the coding sequence ATGCAAAAGATTCAAAATTTAGCTTCTTCACCCTATCTTCTGATTACTACTCCCTTTGGAACTGCTAAAGTTTCCCTAGATCAGCAATCTTCTTGGAAAATCGGTAGGGGTAAAGATAATGATATTGCCTTACCAGATAAATCCACATCTCGCTATCATGCTCTGCTTCAGCTTTTGGGTGATAATTTTACCCTGATCGATCTGGGCAGTCGGAATGGTTCATTTGTTAACTCCCAACGGGTAATTGTCCCCACCGCCTTAAAACCGGGCGATCGCATTTCCATTGGTAATACTTACATTGATTTCTTCTACCCTCAACATCAGCCTAATCAATTTGAGGATAGCACTACCAGCACAGCTAAGACAGAAATGCTGCATCAACGGCAATTGATCACAGTTTTAGTGATTGACATCCGTAACTTTACTCGGTTATCTCAACAACTGGATGAAAATATACTTTCACAAATGATTGGGTCTTGGTTTAATCAGGCGGGACAGATTGTTTCTAGCTACGGTAGTGCCGTAAATAAGTATATTGGTGATGCGGTAATGTCGATTTGGATTCATAACCCTGAGTTAAATAATAATTGCATAAACCAGTCTTTGAGTCAGTCTTCTAGCCAACAAATGCTCCAAATATTTTCGGCTCTGCGGGAATTATTTATCATGAGTAATAGCCTTAATCGCAAGTTTCAACTTCCATTCACGCTGCGAGTGGGGGCAGGGATAAATACTGGTTATGCCATGGTTGGGCAAATGGGAACTAGTGGTACCGACTATACCGCTTTGGGGGATACTGTTAATGCTGCCTTTAGACTGGAATCGGTAACCAAAGAAATCAATGTCGATATTGCTCTAGGACAGAAAACCTATGAATCTATGCCCAATGCTCACTTGTTGTTACCCTTTAAACAGCATTTAGTCAACCTTAAGGGTTATGATAAGCGCATTAGTACCTATGCTGGTAATTTAATTGACTTAGAACATTATCTCAAAAATATGAACCTCTAG
- a CDS encoding anti-sigma factor antagonist (This anti-anti-sigma factor, or anti-sigma factor antagonist, belongs to a family that includes characterized members SpoIIAA, RsbV, RsfA, and RsfB.) translates to MTFTATLEIIDDVAKITLAGELDAATAPVLKVEVEKAAEHKVKKLVLFAHDLEYMASAGLRVLLFSKQKMGVDVDIYVVGAQEFILETLEKTGFAQSVILVDKYED, encoded by the coding sequence ATGACTTTTACCGCAACTTTAGAAATTATTGATGATGTCGCCAAGATTACCCTAGCAGGAGAATTAGATGCGGCAACAGCCCCAGTTTTAAAAGTAGAAGTTGAGAAGGCAGCCGAACATAAGGTAAAAAAATTAGTTTTATTTGCCCATGACTTAGAATATATGGCTAGTGCAGGTTTGCGGGTCTTACTTTTCTCTAAGCAAAAAATGGGAGTAGATGTGGATATTTATGTAGTGGGAGCGCAGGAATTTATTTTAGAAACTCTGGAAAAAACAGGCTTTGCTCAGAGCGTGATTCTTGTGGATAAATATGAGGATTAA
- a CDS encoding response regulator: protein MSNSNTSPNQQNYPKETQSLIRSTLIKTALGIGAVILASTACGYLYLVQKITNEELARTDEYIKLRGKRESVVFVGAKDDNNILKNALLKTFKENSQTNSQTSFSRSFDQEFITMLDGTTRNRPEKFNLEWTSGVFLGANVKIDAEMKQRISIYFDLLKNFGPAWQKNFVNTYIQVPENGIVIYMPSYAWAQNAPSTKAFRVTDDESFQITRKINNPQRETVWTGIYYDQVAKQWMVSCVTPFDLNGKHIGTIGHDIFIDELRSRTINVSLEGTYNLIFQANGDLIAHPQFMEQITKTNGDFNILKSGKQNLINIFNAVTTEKNDNEIINNVKNNEYLVVTKINGPNWYLVTVIPQAFLQKKAIDTAQLIVLLGFLSLFTEILILIYIMRRQISAPLDHLMDATEAIAKGNLDIKLDINRRDELGRLAYLFNHMSQQLQESFNNLAKTNEELEIRVDQRTRELKEAKEQAEEANKFKSAFLANMSHELRTPLNAIIGYSEMLQEEAEEIGEAGFIKDLKKIQGAGKHLLELINDVLDLSKIEAGKMDLYLESFEIRPVLEEIISTIQPLTEKNNNTLKLSCGDDLGIMFADVTKVRQSLFNLISNASKFTHNGTITLSINRYVQNQKNQNQQDWITFTVQDTGIGMTPEQVGKLFQEFSQADASTTRKYGGTGLGLVITKKFTEMMGGAIFVESEFNVGTTFTIKLPAQVIDPTKNNLDDSNIAIAGVSAVFHGKKILVIDDDPTTHDMIRSFLEPEGFEIIATTNPEEGLRWAKEQHPDGIILDVIMPKIDGWAVLTRLKSDPELASIPVIMATVLDDQNIGYTLGATGYLTKPIQKEQLKEILDRYKSKLSSRLILVVDDDANNRSLMRRQLEKEDWIVIEADNGRNAIAQLEKNTPALILLDLMMPEVDGFEVINQMHQHQHWREIPVIVITAKDLTESDRQYLNSYAERIMQKGAYNRQDLLKEVRQLLQQVI, encoded by the coding sequence ATGAGTAACTCTAATACTTCTCCTAATCAGCAAAATTATCCCAAGGAAACACAATCCTTAATTCGCAGTACCCTTATTAAAACTGCGCTAGGGATTGGTGCGGTAATTCTTGCCTCTACAGCCTGTGGTTATTTATATCTAGTTCAAAAAATTACCAATGAAGAATTGGCTAGAACTGATGAATATATTAAATTACGAGGAAAGCGAGAAAGTGTGGTTTTTGTTGGAGCAAAAGATGATAATAATATTCTTAAAAATGCCCTATTAAAAACATTTAAAGAGAATTCTCAAACAAACTCCCAAACTAGCTTTAGTAGAAGCTTTGATCAAGAGTTTATAACTATGCTCGATGGCACAACTCGAAATCGTCCCGAAAAATTTAATCTTGAATGGACTTCGGGTGTATTTTTAGGAGCAAATGTTAAGATTGATGCAGAGATGAAACAACGTATTTCTATCTATTTTGATCTGCTTAAAAACTTTGGACCAGCTTGGCAGAAAAACTTTGTTAATACTTATATTCAAGTTCCAGAAAATGGGATTGTTATCTATATGCCTAGCTATGCTTGGGCACAAAATGCTCCATCAACAAAAGCTTTTCGGGTTACTGATGACGAATCTTTTCAAATTACAAGGAAGATTAATAATCCTCAAAGAGAAACTGTTTGGACTGGTATTTATTATGATCAAGTTGCTAAACAGTGGATGGTTTCCTGTGTAACTCCATTTGATTTAAATGGCAAACATATTGGCACTATTGGACATGATATTTTTATTGATGAACTACGATCAAGAACTATTAATGTCAGTTTAGAAGGAACCTATAATCTCATTTTTCAGGCTAATGGTGATTTAATTGCCCATCCTCAATTTATGGAACAGATCACTAAAACTAATGGTGATTTCAATATTTTAAAAAGTGGTAAACAAAATTTAATTAATATTTTTAATGCTGTTACTACAGAAAAAAATGATAATGAAATTATTAATAATGTCAAAAATAATGAATATCTTGTAGTTACTAAAATTAATGGACCTAATTGGTATTTAGTCACTGTTATTCCTCAAGCATTTTTACAAAAAAAGGCGATTGATACAGCCCAATTGATTGTTCTATTGGGGTTTCTGTCACTATTTACGGAAATTCTGATTTTAATTTATATTATGCGTCGTCAAATTTCAGCACCTCTGGATCATTTAATGGATGCTACAGAAGCGATCGCCAAAGGAAATCTTGATATTAAATTAGATATTAATCGCAGAGATGAATTAGGTCGTCTGGCATACCTTTTTAATCACATGTCTCAGCAGTTACAGGAATCCTTTAATAACCTCGCTAAAACTAATGAGGAATTAGAAATAAGAGTTGATCAACGCACCCGTGAATTAAAGGAAGCTAAGGAACAAGCAGAAGAAGCTAACAAATTTAAAAGTGCATTTTTGGCTAACATGAGCCATGAACTCCGCACTCCCCTGAATGCCATTATTGGTTACAGTGAAATGCTGCAAGAGGAGGCTGAAGAAATTGGTGAAGCGGGATTTATTAAAGACCTCAAAAAAATTCAAGGCGCAGGCAAGCATTTACTTGAGTTAATTAATGACGTTTTAGATTTATCCAAAATCGAAGCGGGGAAAATGGATTTATATTTAGAAAGCTTTGAAATTCGTCCAGTCTTAGAAGAAATTATTTCCACAATCCAGCCCTTAACTGAAAAAAATAACAATACTCTAAAATTAAGCTGCGGTGATGATTTAGGCATCATGTTTGCCGATGTGACTAAAGTTAGACAAAGCCTATTTAACTTGATTAGTAATGCTAGTAAATTTACCCACAATGGCACAATTACCCTTAGCATTAATCGCTATGTCCAAAATCAAAAAAACCAAAATCAACAAGATTGGATTACCTTTACAGTTCAAGATACTGGAATTGGCATGACTCCAGAGCAAGTTGGTAAGCTATTTCAAGAGTTTTCTCAAGCTGATGCTTCCACCACGCGCAAATATGGAGGTACAGGACTTGGCTTAGTAATTACCAAAAAATTTACGGAAATGATGGGAGGAGCGATTTTTGTTGAGAGTGAATTCAACGTTGGTACAACTTTTACCATTAAGTTACCTGCCCAAGTTATTGATCCCACTAAAAATAATCTGGACGATTCTAATATAGCGATCGCTGGCGTATCCGCAGTCTTTCATGGCAAAAAAATCTTAGTAATTGATGATGACCCCACCACCCATGACATGATTCGCAGCTTTCTTGAACCTGAAGGATTTGAAATTATTGCTACTACTAACCCTGAAGAAGGATTGCGCTGGGCAAAGGAACAACATCCTGATGGGATTATTTTAGATGTAATTATGCCCAAAATAGATGGCTGGGCGGTGCTAACTCGGCTCAAATCCGATCCAGAACTTGCTTCCATTCCTGTGATTATGGCAACGGTATTGGATGATCAAAATATTGGCTATACCCTAGGTGCCACAGGTTATCTAACTAAACCAATCCAAAAGGAACAACTTAAGGAAATTTTGGATAGATATAAGTCTAAATTATCTTCTCGGTTAATTCTTGTGGTTGATGATGACGCCAATAATCGTAGTCTGATGCGGCGACAATTAGAAAAAGAGGATTGGATTGTCATCGAAGCAGATAATGGACGTAATGCTATAGCTCAACTGGAGAAAAATACACCAGCCTTAATTTTACTTGACCTAATGATGCCTGAAGTTGATGGGTTTGAGGTAATTAATCAAATGCACCAACATCAGCACTGGCGAGAAATTCCTGTCATAGTTATTACGGCTAAAGATTTAACAGAATCTGATCGCCAATACTTAAATAGCTACGCAGAAAGAATAATGCAAAAAGGAGCATATAACCGCCAAGATTTATTAAAAGAAGTGCGACAACTTCTGCAGCAGGTAATTTAA